The following are encoded in a window of Pseudalgibacter alginicilyticus genomic DNA:
- a CDS encoding FGGY-family carbohydrate kinase: protein MIDVTAIFDIGKTNKKFFLFDEDYKEVYKEYTHFDEIEDEDGFPTENLEALQTWLKTVFENILEASEYNVKAINFSTYGASFVHLDENGEVLTPLYNYTKPIDKSIIEVFLEKYGPKEDFLKTTGCFDLSLLNSGLQLYWLKYNKPEVFKKIKYSLHLPQYLSYIFTGIPLSEYTSVGCHTALWDYTKKDYHKWVYKEELHKILPTLVSTETSVNMNYNGKRIKIGVGIHDSSSALLPYVRSIKRKFVLVSTGTWSISLNPFTDNPIIENMKDKDSINYMRINGKPVKATRLFLGNEYKIQVNKLHKYFGVSEDYHRHVKFDYDTYVEINKNFKHRFKWESLKDIDMPSETNIPYTKFEDAYHQLMTELVLLQIRSIKDVIGNDSIKRLYIDGGFSDNDLYVKLLTYYFRNMKLRTTDSSLGSALGAAICISDSKLNSKFLKKNYSLKKHVPFIIS, encoded by the coding sequence ATGATTGACGTAACAGCTATATTCGATATAGGGAAAACCAATAAAAAATTCTTTCTTTTTGATGAAGATTATAAAGAGGTTTACAAAGAATACACACATTTTGATGAAATTGAAGATGAGGATGGTTTTCCTACCGAAAACCTAGAAGCGCTTCAAACGTGGTTAAAAACTGTTTTTGAAAACATTCTTGAAGCATCAGAATATAATGTGAAGGCCATAAATTTTTCAACTTATGGTGCTAGTTTTGTACATTTAGATGAAAACGGCGAAGTACTTACACCGCTTTATAACTACACAAAACCTATAGACAAAAGTATTATAGAAGTTTTTTTAGAAAAATACGGACCTAAAGAAGATTTCCTGAAAACGACGGGATGTTTTGATTTAAGTCTTTTAAATTCTGGTTTACAACTTTATTGGTTAAAGTATAATAAGCCTGAAGTTTTTAAAAAAATCAAGTATTCATTACACTTACCGCAATACTTAAGCTATATATTCACAGGAATTCCACTTAGTGAATATACTAGTGTTGGATGTCATACAGCACTTTGGGATTACACAAAAAAAGACTATCACAAATGGGTATACAAAGAAGAATTACATAAAATTTTACCAACACTTGTTTCAACAGAAACGAGTGTGAATATGAATTATAATGGAAAACGTATCAAGATTGGAGTTGGTATTCATGATAGTTCTTCGGCGCTATTGCCCTATGTAAGAAGTATCAAAAGGAAGTTTGTGTTGGTTTCCACGGGTACTTGGAGTATCTCATTAAATCCTTTTACGGACAATCCTATTATTGAAAATATGAAGGATAAAGATTCTATAAATTACATGCGTATTAACGGAAAACCTGTAAAAGCTACTCGTTTGTTTTTAGGTAATGAATATAAAATTCAAGTTAATAAACTCCATAAATATTTTGGGGTTTCTGAAGATTATCACCGTCATGTCAAATTTGATTATGATACCTATGTTGAAATTAATAAGAATTTCAAACATAGGTTTAAATGGGAGAGTTTAAAGGATATTGATATGCCTTCTGAAACAAACATACCCTATACAAAATTTGAAGATGCTTACCATCAATTAATGACTGAGTTAGTCTTGCTTCAAATAAGAAGTATTAAAGATGTTATTGGTAACGATAGTATAAAAAGATTATATATAGATGGAGGTTTTAGTGATAATGATTTGTATGTGAAATTACTAACATATTATTTTAGAAATATGAAATTAAGAACAACTGATTCTTCGTTAGGTTCGGCCTTAGGAGCAGCCATCTGTATTTCAGATTCAAAACTTAATTCTAAGTTCTTAAAAAAGAACTATTCACTTAAAAAACATGTACCATTTATCATTAGCTAA
- a CDS encoding class II aldolase/adducin family protein: MLKNKKLEHPRHQITKIISRIYKRGMTTTSGGNISIIDENGDIWVTPSAIDKGALRASDIICVKNDGTIEGKHKPSSEFPFHKAIYEARPDIKSIIHAHPPALVSFSIVRKIPNTNIISQARHICGPIGYAKYELPGSYKLGEVISEEFNKGFKAVIMENHGTVIGGSDLSDAFERFEMLEFCARTIIYGSQIGTPNYLSENQIYDFENQAEHMLPVMEKTTHLPGEIEKREQIYKIVKRSCEQGLMISSYGTVSMRWKHNDFLITPTNVSRWEMSIEDIVQIKEGKREAGKTPSRATWIHQEIYKNNPEVNSIIMTQSPYLMAFGVTGKYLNVRTIPESWIFLQDISLVKYGTHFKFNNNSEIVHNCSTALIIENDSVIITGDKLLQTFDYLEVAEFSAKSIVLGVSLGNMVPINDSQVEDLRSKFLT, encoded by the coding sequence ATGTTAAAGAATAAAAAATTAGAGCATCCTAGACATCAAATAACTAAAATTATTAGTAGAATTTATAAACGAGGAATGACCACCACTTCAGGTGGAAATATTTCAATTATTGATGAAAATGGTGATATTTGGGTTACTCCTTCTGCTATTGATAAAGGGGCTTTAAGAGCATCCGATATTATTTGTGTTAAAAATGATGGAACTATAGAGGGGAAACATAAGCCTTCCTCAGAATTTCCATTTCACAAAGCTATTTATGAAGCAAGACCAGATATAAAATCTATTATTCATGCACACCCACCAGCCTTAGTATCTTTTAGTATTGTTAGAAAAATTCCAAATACAAATATCATTTCGCAAGCAAGACATATTTGTGGCCCCATTGGTTATGCTAAATATGAACTACCAGGAAGTTATAAATTAGGAGAAGTTATTTCTGAAGAATTTAATAAAGGGTTTAAAGCGGTAATTATGGAAAATCATGGGACTGTTATAGGAGGAAGTGATTTATCGGATGCTTTTGAGCGCTTTGAAATGTTAGAGTTTTGTGCACGAACAATAATCTATGGTTCACAAATAGGGACTCCAAATTATTTAAGTGAAAATCAAATTTATGATTTTGAAAATCAAGCAGAACATATGCTTCCTGTAATGGAAAAAACAACACATTTGCCAGGTGAAATAGAAAAGAGAGAGCAAATATATAAGATAGTTAAACGTTCGTGTGAGCAGGGGCTAATGATTAGTTCTTATGGTACAGTTTCAATGCGTTGGAAACACAATGATTTCTTAATTACACCTACAAATGTAAGTCGTTGGGAAATGAGTATAGAAGACATTGTACAAATAAAAGAAGGAAAAAGAGAAGCAGGAAAAACACCGAGTAGAGCAACATGGATTCACCAGGAAATTTATAAAAATAATCCTGAAGTAAATTCGATTATTATGACACAATCTCCATATTTAATGGCCTTTGGTGTTACAGGAAAATATTTAAATGTAAGAACGATTCCTGAAAGTTGGATATTTTTACAAGACATATCATTAGTAAAATATGGTACTCATTTTAAATTTAATAATAACTCTGAAATTGTTCATAACTGCTCAACAGCTTTAATTATTGAAAATGATTCTGTGATCATTACAGGAGATAAATTATTACAAACTTTCGATTATCTTGAGGTTGCTGAGTTTAGTGCAAAATCTATTGTTTTAGGAGTTTCGTTAGGAAATATGGTACCCATTAATGATAGCCAAGTCGAAGACTTAAGGTCAAAATTTTTAACCTGA
- a CDS encoding purine-cytosine permease family protein produces the protein MTLNHKEEVSIDDITRGEFERTPVPQYKLKSWKSFLGMYAGEHAAGTEFLIGPLFLTAGVSAFDLIVGLLVGNLFAVLSWRFLTAEIAVKNRLTLYFQLEKICGKKLATGYNLANGILFCFLAGSMITVSATAVGIPFDMPMPKLEDTLPNGVIWVIVVLVVGAVISLIAAKGYDTVSKAANWMSPIIVLAFLACAIVALNQLGVSSFSQFWDIWGEGRDPFPGQIKYTFWHVIIWSWFANAAMHIGMSDLSVFRFAKKASSGWTTAAGMYVGHYIAWIAASLLYAVYLNSPEAQAFLLNGEAPPVAPGPLAYNAIGVFGIIAVVLAGWTTANPTIYRAGLAFQAVLPKLSTVKVTILAGMIATIAGLFPAFAMKLLGFVALYGFILAPFGAVIVFEHFFHKQAGIIKNYAEVANIKFNKSVLLAWGISFGLFYFISVQFDVFLSFVTLPAWLLCGILYIIFSKFLQKNIL, from the coding sequence ATGACACTAAACCACAAAGAAGAAGTAAGCATAGACGATATAACTAGAGGCGAGTTTGAAAGAACTCCAGTACCTCAGTATAAATTAAAAAGTTGGAAAAGTTTTTTAGGGATGTATGCAGGTGAGCATGCAGCAGGAACTGAATTTTTGATTGGACCATTGTTTTTAACCGCAGGTGTGAGTGCTTTTGATTTAATAGTAGGACTTCTTGTCGGAAATTTGTTTGCAGTACTATCTTGGAGGTTTTTAACAGCTGAAATCGCTGTTAAAAACAGGTTAACATTGTACTTTCAATTAGAAAAAATATGTGGTAAAAAATTAGCCACGGGTTATAATTTAGCAAATGGTATTTTATTTTGCTTTTTAGCTGGTTCCATGATTACAGTGTCTGCAACAGCAGTAGGAATCCCTTTTGACATGCCCATGCCTAAATTAGAAGATACATTACCAAATGGTGTAATATGGGTTATTGTTGTATTAGTTGTTGGTGCTGTGATATCGCTTATAGCTGCTAAAGGTTACGATACGGTTTCTAAAGCAGCTAATTGGATGTCTCCCATTATTGTTCTTGCTTTTTTAGCTTGTGCTATAGTGGCTTTAAATCAATTAGGTGTTTCAAGTTTTTCTCAATTTTGGGATATTTGGGGTGAAGGTAGAGACCCTTTTCCAGGACAAATAAAATACACATTTTGGCATGTAATTATATGGTCTTGGTTTGCCAATGCAGCGATGCATATAGGGATGTCTGATTTATCTGTATTCCGTTTTGCTAAGAAAGCAAGTTCAGGATGGACGACTGCAGCTGGTATGTACGTTGGTCATTATATCGCGTGGATTGCTGCAAGTTTATTATATGCGGTATATTTAAATTCACCAGAAGCCCAAGCTTTTTTATTAAACGGTGAAGCCCCCCCTGTAGCACCAGGGCCTTTGGCTTATAATGCCATTGGTGTTTTTGGAATTATAGCTGTGGTATTGGCAGGTTGGACAACAGCAAATCCAACTATTTACAGAGCAGGTTTGGCGTTTCAAGCAGTTTTGCCTAAACTATCGACAGTAAAAGTGACTATATTAGCAGGTATGATTGCTACTATTGCTGGTTTATTTCCTGCTTTTGCAATGAAACTATTAGGATTTGTTGCGCTTTATGGATTTATTTTAGCACCTTTCGGGGCGGTTATTGTTTTTGAACATTTCTTTCATAAACAAGCAGGTATTATTAAAAATTATGCTGAAGTAGCTAATATTAAATTTAATAAATCGGTACTACTTGCTTGGGGTATTAGCTTTGGGTTGTTTTATTTTATATCTGTACAGTTTGATGTGTTTTTATCTTTTGTAACACTTCCTGCGTGGTTATTGTGTGGTATTTTATATATTATTTTTAGTAAATTTTTGCAAAAGAATATTCTATAA